A region from the Bradyrhizobium erythrophlei genome encodes:
- a CDS encoding FAD-dependent oxidoreductase, whose product MAPSKIQFGYRRHADQDRAGADIAEHPVVVVGAGPVGLSFAIDLAQRGQPVLLLDDADRIGEGSRAICFSKRSLEYWDRLGIGQRMVDKGVVWSVGKIFHGASLLYQFNLLPEQGHKRPAFINLQQFYAEAYLVDRVRELPAIDLRWRNKVTALEQRNDLAVLTIETPDGPYRVAAKYVIACDGARSSLRQLVGAEFSGKVFEDQFLIADVRMTAEFPTERWFWFDPPFHAGRSALLHKQPDNIWRIDLQLHPDADPVVEKRPENVRPRIARMLGHDKFDFEWISLYKFRCRRMDKFIHGRVIFAGDSAHQVSPFGARGANSGLEDAENLAWKLDRVLKNLSPEALLESYHAERSAAADENIRESTRSTDFMAPVSRQEARLRRAVLSLARETEFGKRMINGGRLSVPSIYQSPLSSADAEIWRGGPQPGTSMPDAPVAARAGDAMFLTDAFVKAGTRFTLLAFSNGAAVDPPDGVGVIRIGGDDGLSDPQGLATRRYDAEPGTAYLLRPDGYVAARFKYPTRSALDAALARACGMN is encoded by the coding sequence ATGGCGCCATCCAAAATCCAGTTCGGCTATCGGCGCCACGCCGATCAGGATCGGGCCGGCGCCGATATCGCCGAGCATCCGGTGGTCGTGGTCGGCGCCGGACCGGTTGGGCTGTCGTTCGCGATCGATCTGGCGCAGCGCGGCCAGCCCGTATTGCTGCTCGACGACGCGGACCGGATCGGCGAAGGCTCGCGCGCGATCTGCTTTTCCAAGCGTTCGCTGGAGTATTGGGACCGGCTCGGCATCGGCCAGCGCATGGTCGACAAGGGCGTGGTGTGGAGCGTCGGCAAGATCTTTCACGGCGCTTCGCTGCTCTACCAGTTCAACCTGTTGCCGGAACAGGGACACAAGCGGCCCGCCTTCATCAACCTGCAGCAGTTCTATGCCGAAGCCTATCTGGTCGACCGGGTGCGCGAGCTTCCCGCGATCGACCTGCGCTGGCGCAACAAGGTGACGGCGCTGGAGCAGCGCAACGACCTCGCGGTGCTGACGATCGAAACCCCGGACGGGCCCTATCGGGTCGCTGCGAAATATGTGATCGCCTGCGATGGCGCGCGGTCGTCGCTGCGGCAATTGGTGGGGGCGGAATTTTCCGGCAAGGTGTTCGAGGATCAGTTCCTGATCGCCGACGTCAGGATGACGGCGGAATTTCCGACCGAGCGCTGGTTCTGGTTCGATCCGCCGTTTCATGCCGGCCGCTCCGCGCTCTTGCACAAGCAGCCCGACAACATCTGGCGGATCGACCTGCAGCTTCATCCCGACGCGGACCCTGTGGTCGAGAAGCGGCCGGAGAACGTGCGGCCGCGGATCGCGCGCATGCTCGGGCATGACAAGTTCGATTTCGAATGGATCTCGCTCTATAAATTCCGGTGCCGCCGCATGGATAAATTCATCCACGGCCGCGTGATCTTTGCCGGCGATTCCGCGCATCAGGTCTCGCCGTTCGGCGCCCGCGGCGCCAATTCGGGCCTCGAAGATGCCGAGAATTTGGCGTGGAAGCTCGATCGCGTGCTGAAAAACCTTTCGCCGGAGGCCCTGCTCGAGAGCTACCACGCCGAGCGCAGTGCGGCGGCCGACGAGAACATAAGGGAATCGACCCGCTCGACCGATTTCATGGCGCCGGTGTCCCGCCAGGAAGCGCGGCTGCGCAGAGCGGTGCTGTCGCTCGCCAGGGAGACCGAATTCGGCAAGCGCATGATCAATGGCGGTCGGCTGTCGGTGCCGTCGATCTATCAATCGCCGCTGTCCAGTGCCGATGCCGAGATCTGGCGCGGCGGCCCGCAGCCGGGTACCTCGATGCCGGATGCACCGGTTGCCGCGCGCGCCGGCGATGCCATGTTCCTGACGGATGCTTTCGTGAAAGCGGGGACGCGGTTCACTCTGCTGGCGTTTTCCAATGGCGCTGCGGTCGATCCGCCCGACGGCGTCGGCGTGATCCGGATCGGGGGTGATGATGGCCTTTCGGATCCGCAAGGGTTGGCCACCAGGCGTTACGACGCCGAGCCCGGCACGGCCTATCTGTTGCGGCCCGACGGTTATGTCGCCGCGCGTTTTAAATACCCGACGCGATCAGCGCTCGACGCCGCCCTGGCGCGCGCATGCGGCATGAATTGA
- a CDS encoding DUF2783 domain-containing protein, translating to MALSTSSNFAKPDDAFRAVVEAHRGLSDEASADLDAALVLILANHIGDLDVLEEAIALAKRRMLDASQQQQQQQ from the coding sequence ATGGCATTGTCGACCAGCTCGAATTTCGCCAAGCCGGACGACGCTTTTCGCGCCGTCGTCGAGGCGCATCGCGGCTTGAGCGACGAAGCGAGCGCCGATCTGGACGCGGCGCTAGTGCTGATCCTGGCCAATCATATCGGCGATCTCGACGTGCTGGAGGAGGCGATCGCGCTGGCGAAACGGCGGATGCTCGACGCCAGCCAGCAACAACAGCAGCAGCAGTGA
- a CDS encoding MBL fold metallo-hydrolase produces the protein MAKGFASTTDMAEKKITFSEIGTDLYAFTAEGDPNSAVIVGDDGCLVFDAQATPAMANKVIERVRTVTDKPIKYVVLSHYHAVRVLGASAYHAQGIVASQETYRLILERGQQDWDSEYGRFPRLFQDAESIPGLTWPTLAFEGEMSIYLGKREVRLMQLGAGHTSGDIVAWVPDAEVMFSGDLIEYHSACYCGDAYLREWPATLNEIRAFNPKAIAPGRGDALKGLATGRDAIAMTRDFVSTLYGAAEAAVAKGRNLKDTMAAARAVMDPKFSNFAIYEHCLPFNVSRAFDEASGIDDPVIWTAERDREMWAALQGG, from the coding sequence ATGGCAAAAGGTTTCGCGTCAACGACCGACATGGCGGAGAAGAAAATCACCTTCTCCGAGATCGGCACCGATCTCTATGCCTTCACCGCCGAGGGCGATCCCAATTCGGCCGTGATCGTCGGCGACGACGGCTGCCTCGTGTTCGATGCGCAGGCGACGCCGGCGATGGCCAACAAGGTGATCGAGCGGGTGCGCACCGTCACCGACAAGCCGATCAAATATGTAGTGCTGTCGCATTACCACGCCGTGCGCGTGCTCGGCGCGTCGGCCTATCACGCGCAGGGCATCGTCGCCTCGCAGGAAACCTACCGGCTGATCCTGGAACGCGGCCAGCAGGATTGGGATTCCGAATACGGCCGCTTTCCGCGGCTGTTCCAGGATGCCGAGAGCATTCCCGGCCTGACCTGGCCGACGCTGGCGTTCGAAGGCGAGATGTCGATCTATCTCGGCAAGCGCGAGGTGCGCCTGATGCAGCTCGGCGCCGGACACACCTCGGGTGATATCGTGGCCTGGGTGCCGGACGCGGAAGTGATGTTTTCCGGCGACCTGATCGAATATCATTCGGCCTGCTATTGCGGCGACGCCTATTTGCGCGAATGGCCGGCGACGCTGAACGAGATTCGTGCCTTCAATCCCAAGGCGATCGCGCCGGGGCGCGGCGATGCGCTCAAGGGTCTTGCGACCGGGCGCGATGCGATTGCGATGACGCGCGATTTCGTCAGTACCCTCTATGGCGCGGCGGAAGCCGCCGTCGCCAAGGGCCGCAATCTCAAGGATACGATGGCGGCGGCGCGCGCGGTGATGGACCCGAAGTTCTCGAATTTCGCCATCTACGAACACTGCCTGCCGTTCAACGTCTCGCGCGCGTTCGACGAAGCCTCGGGGATCGACGACCCCGTGATCTGGACCGCCGAACGCGATCGGGAAATGTGGGCTGCCCTGCAAGGAGGATGA